In one Nocardioides sp. NBC_00368 genomic region, the following are encoded:
- the pdxS gene encoding pyridoxal 5'-phosphate synthase lyase subunit PdxS, producing MATSTNETTGASSSGELARPLATSEGVTARSAETGTSRVKRGMAEMLKGGVIMDVVTPEQAKIAEDAGAVAVMALERVPADIRAQGGVSRMSDPDMIDGIIEAVSIPVMAKARIGHFAEAQVLQSLGVDYIDESEVLTPADYENHIDKWSYTVPFVCGATNLGEALRRITEGAAMIRSKGEAGTGDVSNAVTHMRTIRREIRRLGALADDELYVAAKDLQAPYELVKEVAENGKLPVVLFTAGGIATPADAAMMMQLGAEGVFVGSGIFKSGNPAQRAEAIVKATTFHDDPDVIAKVSRGLGEAMVGINVDEPARSIQFAERGW from the coding sequence ATGGCAACAAGCACGAATGAGACGACCGGAGCGAGTTCGAGCGGCGAGCTTGCTCGTCCGCTCGCGACGAGCGAGGGAGTAACCGCGCGAAGCGCGGAGACGGGAACCTCGCGCGTCAAGCGCGGGATGGCGGAGATGCTCAAGGGCGGCGTGATCATGGACGTGGTCACCCCCGAGCAGGCGAAGATCGCCGAGGACGCCGGGGCGGTGGCGGTGATGGCGCTCGAGCGCGTCCCGGCCGACATCCGCGCTCAGGGCGGCGTGAGCCGCATGTCCGACCCCGACATGATCGACGGCATCATCGAGGCCGTCTCCATCCCGGTCATGGCCAAGGCCCGCATCGGCCACTTCGCCGAGGCGCAGGTGCTGCAGTCCCTGGGCGTCGACTACATCGACGAGTCCGAGGTGCTGACCCCGGCCGACTACGAGAACCACATCGACAAGTGGTCCTACACCGTGCCGTTCGTGTGCGGCGCGACCAACCTCGGCGAGGCGCTGCGCCGCATCACCGAGGGTGCGGCGATGATCCGCTCCAAGGGCGAGGCCGGCACCGGCGACGTCTCCAACGCGGTCACCCACATGCGTACGATCCGTCGCGAGATCCGCCGGCTCGGCGCGCTCGCCGACGACGAGCTCTACGTGGCGGCCAAGGATCTCCAGGCCCCCTACGAGCTCGTCAAGGAGGTCGCCGAGAACGGCAAACTCCCCGTGGTCCTGTTCACCGCCGGCGGCATCGCGACCCCGGCCGACGCCGCGATGATGATGCAGCTCGGCGCCGAGGGCGTCTTCGTCGGCTCCGGCATCTTCAAGTCCGGCAACCCGGCCCAGCGCGCCGAGGCGATCGTCAAGGCGACCACCTTCCACGACGACCCCGACGTCATCGCCAAGGTCTCCCGCGGTCTCGGCGAGGCGATGGTCGGCATCAACGTCGACGAGCCCGCCCGGTCGATCCAGTTCGCGGAGCGCGGCTGGTGA
- the pdxT gene encoding pyridoxal 5'-phosphate synthase glutaminase subunit PdxT — protein sequence MTTVGVLALQGDVREHLAALDRLGVKGTSVRRREELDACDALVIPGGESTAMWRLARTFELLDPLRERVRTGMSALGTCAGMVLLADRLLDGAEGQETIGGLDMTVRRNAFGRQTESFETDLEVTGLDGTVHGVFIRAPWVEEIGDGVEVLASVEGHPVAVRQNQLMATSFHPEVNADDRLHRLFLDTCC from the coding sequence GTGACCACGGTCGGCGTACTCGCCCTCCAGGGCGACGTCCGCGAGCACCTCGCCGCCCTCGACCGGCTGGGGGTGAAGGGCACCTCCGTGCGGCGGAGGGAGGAGCTCGACGCGTGCGACGCTCTCGTCATCCCCGGCGGCGAGTCGACGGCGATGTGGCGCCTGGCTCGTACGTTCGAGCTTCTCGACCCGCTCCGCGAGCGGGTCCGCACCGGGATGTCGGCACTCGGCACCTGTGCGGGCATGGTGCTCCTGGCCGACCGCCTCCTCGACGGGGCGGAAGGCCAGGAGACCATCGGCGGGCTCGACATGACGGTGCGGCGCAACGCCTTCGGGCGGCAGACCGAGTCGTTCGAGACCGACCTGGAGGTCACCGGCCTCGACGGCACGGTCCACGGCGTCTTCATCCGGGCGCCCTGGGTCGAGGAGATCGGCGACGGTGTCGAGGTGCTGGCGAGCGTCGAGGGTCACCCCGTCGCCGTACGTCAGAACCAGCTGATGGCCACCAGCTTCCACCCCGAGGTCAACGCCGACGACCGGCTGCACCGGCTGTTCCTGGACACCTGCTGCTGA
- a CDS encoding YebC/PmpR family DNA-binding transcriptional regulator: MSGHSKWATTKHKKAAIDAKRGKLFAKLIKTIEIAAKTGGPDPAGNPTLYDAIQKAKKQSVPNDNIDRAVKRGGGLDGGGVSYDTIMYEVYGPQGVALLIECLTDNRNRAAMEVRTAVTRNGGTMADPGSVSRLFDRKGVVVVAKAQEGKTVTEDDLLEATLDAGAEDVNDLGESFEIVSDPSDVVAVRTALQDAGIDYDSAEVQFVASMDIPVADASSAEKVFKLIDAVDDLDDVQNVFSNADVPDEVMETVDA, encoded by the coding sequence ATGAGCGGCCACTCAAAGTGGGCAACGACCAAGCACAAGAAGGCGGCGATCGACGCCAAGCGCGGCAAGCTCTTCGCCAAGCTCATCAAGACGATCGAGATCGCGGCCAAGACCGGCGGTCCCGACCCGGCCGGAAACCCGACGCTCTACGACGCCATCCAGAAGGCCAAGAAGCAGTCGGTCCCCAACGACAACATCGACCGCGCGGTCAAGCGCGGCGGTGGGCTCGACGGCGGCGGCGTCAGCTACGACACGATCATGTACGAGGTCTACGGCCCCCAGGGGGTCGCTCTCCTCATCGAGTGTCTGACCGACAACCGCAACCGGGCGGCCATGGAGGTCCGCACCGCGGTCACCCGCAACGGCGGCACCATGGCCGACCCGGGCTCGGTCTCGCGCCTCTTCGACCGCAAGGGCGTCGTCGTGGTGGCCAAGGCGCAGGAGGGGAAGACGGTCACCGAGGACGATCTGCTCGAGGCCACCCTCGACGCGGGTGCCGAGGACGTCAACGACCTCGGTGAGTCCTTCGAGATCGTCTCCGACCCCTCCGACGTGGTCGCGGTCCGCACCGCGCTCCAGGACGCGGGGATCGACTACGACTCCGCCGAGGTCCAGTTCGTCGCGAGCATGGACATCCCGGTCGCCGACGCCTCGTCGGCCGAGAAGGTCTTCAAGCTCATCGACGCCGTCGACGACCTCGACGACGTGCAGAACGTCTTCTCCAACGCCGACGTCCCCGACGAGGTCATGGAGACCGTCGACGCCTGA
- a CDS encoding DUF6458 family protein → MGYGVGAILLVVGLVLALAVHVSVSGVDLTLIGWILAAVGAVVLILTAVTLNTGGRSRTVARRRHADGTETVEERRTDTL, encoded by the coding sequence ATGGGATACGGCGTAGGAGCGATTCTGCTCGTCGTCGGACTTGTCCTGGCGTTGGCTGTGCACGTCTCGGTCAGCGGGGTCGATCTGACCCTGATCGGCTGGATCCTGGCCGCTGTCGGAGCCGTGGTGCTGATCCTGACCGCAGTGACCCTGAACACCGGCGGTCGCTCACGCACGGTCGCGCGGCGGAGGCACGCCGACGGTACGGAGACCGTCGAGGAGCGACGCACCGACACCCTGTGA
- the ruvC gene encoding crossover junction endodeoxyribonuclease RuvC → MRVLGIDPGLTRCGMGVVDGSLGRPLSMVDVGVIRTSSDLPVWERLVSIEKGIDAWIEEHRPDAVAIERIFARSNVSTIMGTAQASGLAMVCAARRGLPVALHTPSEVKAAVSGNGRADKAQVTAMVTRILRLPTPPKPADAADALALAITHQWRGGAQNRIEAAVAAAGKRSTDVLNRRVP, encoded by the coding sequence GTGCGCGTGCTTGGGATCGACCCCGGCCTGACCCGGTGCGGGATGGGCGTGGTCGACGGCTCGCTGGGCCGCCCGCTGTCGATGGTGGACGTCGGCGTGATCCGCACCTCCTCGGACCTTCCCGTCTGGGAGCGGCTGGTGAGCATCGAGAAGGGGATCGACGCCTGGATCGAGGAGCACCGGCCCGATGCGGTCGCGATCGAGCGGATCTTCGCGCGCTCGAACGTCTCCACGATCATGGGTACGGCACAGGCCAGCGGTCTGGCCATGGTCTGTGCCGCCCGGCGTGGTCTCCCGGTCGCCCTGCACACCCCGTCCGAGGTCAAGGCCGCCGTCTCCGGCAACGGCCGCGCCGACAAGGCCCAGGTGACCGCGATGGTGACCCGGATCTTGCGGCTCCCGACCCCGCCGAAGCCCGCCGACGCCGCCGATGCGCTCGCGCTGGCCATCACCCACCAGTGGCGCGGAGGCGCCCAGAACCGCATCGAAGCCGCGGTGGCCGCGGCCGGGAAGCGCTCAACAGATGTGCTCAACAGAAGGGTCCCGTAG